One part of the Phragmites australis chromosome 3, lpPhrAust1.1, whole genome shotgun sequence genome encodes these proteins:
- the LOC133910435 gene encoding uncharacterized protein LOC133910435, whose protein sequence is MVVDSVQPLYAFLRFADQDKVPTLSEVLLRYTIVKHEYESLYKNDRDSLDKYMAIVDRRMNDLANGTYMNAAAALNPRTHYAYGTGPTLFEDLREAFERLTDVTTAAEALIEAETYRTKSLSFSGPLAARMACDGRTHPAQWWSMFGSSTPTLSMLARRLVSQCASSSGCERNWSTFAFIHTKVRNRLSYKKLHKLVYVNYNLRIQNNLDAGIRSTLDDDPFQRLMELTLNEDNNPLRDWMETGRSNAAPELDEEDTDSDVPLPTHLVTDTILGFWLRRAWLVHAGNQTDSKQVIRLCGAWNGSAQVQWINGDDWKTSKKLGK, encoded by the exons ATGGTTGTTGATTCCGTCCAGCCATTGTATGCATTCCTCCGTTTTGCGGATCAGGACAAAGTgccaacattgagtgaggtgctcctgagatacaccatTGTGAAGCATGAGTATGAATCATTGTATAAGAATGATAGGGATTCTTTGGATAAGTACATGGCAATTGTCGATCGAAGAATGAATGATCTAGCCAATGGGACATACATGAATGccg CGGCCGCTTTGAACCCCCGCACGCATTACGCGTATGGCACAGGTCCAaccttgttcgaagatctccgTGAGGCATTTGAGCGGCTGACTGATGTTACTACTGCCgcggaagcacttattgaggctgaaacgtatcggacaaagtctctcTCATTCTCAGGTCCTCTAGCTGCACGGATGGCTTGTGACGGCAGGACTCATCCGG cgcaatggtggtccatgtttggttcatctacacctacactatcaATGCTTGCTAGACGCCTAGTGTCACAGTGCGCCTCATCTAGTGGttgtgagaggaactggagtacatttgctttcatccacaccaaagttcgcaaccgattaagctacaagaagctccataagttggtgtatgtcaactacaacctgagaatacagaacaacttggatgcaggtatcaggtcaactcttgatgatgatccatttcagcggcttatggagctcacattgaatgaggaTAACAATCCACTccgggactggatggagaccgggagatcaaatgcagcccctgagcttgacgaggaggacacagatagcGACGTACCCTTGCCTactcacctggtgacagacACA ATTTTGGGTTTCTGGCTAAGGAGAGCTTGGCTCGTGCATGCGGGCAACCAGACGGATTCTAAGCAGGTGATTAGGCTCTGCGGCGCATGGAATGGATCAGCTCAGGTTCAGTGGATCAACGGAGATGACTGGAAAACAAGCAAGAAGCTGGGAAAGTGA